A window of Corallococcus macrosporus DSM 14697 contains these coding sequences:
- a CDS encoding ABC1 kinase family protein gives MILQDLNRVRQITVIAARHGFGELAERAGLWRIVGRKEKVEVSPEAQRASTARRFRMLLNDLGPTFVKLGQVLSTRADLLPAEYIDELAMLQDHVEPIPLEAVHAQIEDSLGAPVDALFATIDPSPLAAASIAQVHRAVTLEGEEVVVKVQRPGIAARIDSDLGVLRSLARLLEAVVEETGVYTPTGIVDEFDRAIHEELDFINEATNIRAFLENHRERPYLKIPRVYATLSSRTVLTLEFIRGVKLNPAELSEPERKAIAQNILDASFRQLFEDGLFHGDPHPGNLLLMEDHRLALLDFGVVGRLSRPMQETLVMLCLAVALKDSESVARILYRMGVPDARANLVGFRNDIEALLGQHLATTLGQVDTRSLLRDLLDLAVKYRIRIPKEYALLSRASVSTEGMLRSLYPEMNIIEVALPYAKELLAGRYDPMQLQGGLMRTLLRFQSMAQDLPTQLSQILLDMESGKFTVTVRADQFDKLNENLRSAAVIAFMGLCACGFIVGAFISFAPKPWMYGNVPVLGAVGIAVAAAFFGAAITWYLFGGRGLGKVRLSRFLKKPRRK, from the coding sequence GTGATTCTCCAGGACCTCAACCGCGTGCGGCAAATCACCGTCATCGCCGCCCGCCATGGCTTTGGCGAGCTGGCGGAGCGCGCGGGGCTGTGGCGCATCGTCGGACGCAAGGAGAAGGTGGAGGTCTCGCCGGAGGCGCAGCGCGCCTCCACCGCGCGGCGCTTCCGCATGCTGCTCAATGATTTGGGCCCCACCTTCGTCAAGCTGGGCCAGGTGCTGTCCACCCGCGCGGACCTGCTGCCCGCCGAGTACATCGACGAGCTGGCCATGCTCCAGGACCACGTGGAGCCCATCCCGCTGGAGGCGGTCCACGCGCAGATTGAAGACTCGCTGGGCGCTCCGGTGGACGCGCTCTTCGCCACCATCGACCCGTCGCCGCTGGCCGCCGCGTCCATCGCCCAGGTGCACCGCGCGGTGACGCTGGAGGGCGAAGAGGTGGTGGTGAAGGTGCAGCGGCCCGGCATCGCCGCGCGCATCGACTCCGACCTGGGCGTGCTGCGCAGCCTGGCGCGCCTGCTGGAGGCCGTGGTGGAGGAGACGGGCGTCTATACGCCCACCGGCATCGTGGACGAGTTCGACCGGGCCATCCACGAGGAGCTGGACTTCATCAACGAGGCCACCAACATCCGGGCCTTCCTGGAGAACCACCGCGAGCGGCCCTACCTCAAGATTCCGCGCGTCTACGCCACCCTGTCCAGCCGCACGGTGCTGACGCTGGAGTTCATCCGGGGCGTGAAGCTGAACCCCGCGGAGCTGAGCGAGCCCGAGCGCAAGGCCATTGCCCAGAACATCCTGGACGCCTCCTTCCGGCAGCTCTTCGAGGACGGGCTGTTCCACGGCGACCCGCACCCGGGCAACCTCCTGCTGATGGAGGACCACCGGCTGGCGCTGCTGGACTTCGGCGTGGTGGGCAGGCTGTCGCGCCCCATGCAGGAGACGCTGGTGATGCTGTGCCTGGCGGTGGCGCTCAAGGACAGCGAGTCCGTGGCGCGCATCCTCTACCGCATGGGCGTGCCGGACGCGCGCGCCAACCTGGTGGGCTTCCGCAACGACATCGAGGCGCTGCTCGGGCAGCACCTGGCCACCACGCTGGGGCAGGTGGACACGCGCTCGCTGCTGCGGGACTTGCTGGACCTGGCGGTGAAGTACCGCATCCGCATCCCCAAGGAGTACGCGCTGCTCAGCCGCGCCTCCGTGTCCACGGAGGGCATGCTGCGCAGCCTGTACCCGGAGATGAACATCATCGAGGTGGCGCTGCCCTACGCCAAGGAGCTGCTGGCCGGGCGCTACGACCCGATGCAGCTCCAGGGCGGGCTGATGCGCACGCTGCTGCGCTTCCAGTCCATGGCGCAGGACCTGCCCACGCAGCTCTCCCAAATCCTGCTGGACATGGAGTCCGGCAAGTTCACCGTCACGGTGCGCGCGGACCAGTTCGACAAGCTGAATGAGAACCTGCGCAGCGCGGCGGTGATTGCCTTCATGGGCCTGTGCGCGTGCGGCTTCATCGTGGGCGCGTTCATCTCCTTCGCGCCCAAGCCGTGGATGTACGGCAACGTGCCGGTGCTCGGCGCGGTGGGCATCGCGGTGGCGGCGGCCTTCTTCGGCGCGGCCATCACCTGGTACCTCTTCGGGGGCCGGGGCCTGGGCAAGGTGCGCTTGAGCCGCTTCCTCAAGAAGCCCAGGCGCAAGTAG
- a CDS encoding DUF7151 family protein yields the protein MSAPVPHRLLRQPRTDRWQSLALGLLLCVTGCSEPEGAWLEVPGEEPPGLNCLHGGRSLLAGTDDNGNGRLDEDEVRQRTYSCTSPEALSVARAEPPGVNCEFGGTALRTGLDLDGDGLLSDTEGTSIQYVCERAAPTILSRVRHEPAGAACATDGSAVESGLDVDGDGELSREEVTTTRYVCGVRALLRVDPEPPGERCPAGGTVARGGPDLDGDGQLDDVEVESTRYVCDARALTRVDVEPPGPRCPGGGAVVHTGGDTNGDGVLQDTEVRSSETVCERIINGDVWVSTQLELANLQDVTVITGSLYIEGRSVVNVALPALRLVGGQVDLDSLQEVRNLSLPALRSAHSVIVSDSPLLERVSLPALAQTTYVSIARNAALEAVDFEALVSVGDFDVRDNPRLAWLNVPRLWWADDVGLWGLAATRIELPLLYLVKNLYIVDGAAEEVLLPGLSITLGDVVIGRMAGLRQLDLPSLNVVNGMFLVRDTAALTSFSLPRLETIEGHFNLWSNAALTHFDVPLLRGIGGWLDVSFNDSLTTLDGLRSVQYLGNQLTLNGNARLTSLEGLASLIDVRHYFNIRGTALTRLGLPALRRVDRLVMDDNPTLTTLDLPRLDNAISIALMDSPELRELGLPRMRYLLDFLGVWQSPVLPRCHVNGFLEQLDNPVPEVTLWGIDDVSTCE from the coding sequence ATGAGTGCCCCTGTTCCGCACAGGCTTCTGCGTCAGCCGCGGACAGACCGATGGCAGTCCCTGGCGCTGGGGCTCCTCCTGTGCGTCACCGGCTGCAGTGAGCCCGAAGGGGCGTGGCTGGAGGTGCCCGGGGAGGAGCCCCCCGGTCTGAACTGCCTCCACGGAGGCCGCTCGCTGCTCGCGGGGACGGACGACAATGGGAACGGCAGGCTCGACGAGGACGAGGTCCGCCAGCGAACCTACAGTTGCACCTCCCCGGAAGCCCTGAGCGTGGCGCGCGCCGAGCCTCCCGGGGTGAACTGCGAGTTCGGAGGGACCGCGCTCCGGACGGGCCTGGACCTGGATGGGGACGGCCTGCTGTCGGACACCGAGGGAACCTCCATCCAGTATGTCTGTGAGCGCGCCGCGCCCACCATCTTGAGCCGCGTGCGCCACGAGCCCGCCGGAGCGGCCTGCGCCACGGACGGCTCCGCCGTGGAGAGCGGCCTGGACGTGGACGGTGACGGGGAACTGTCGCGGGAAGAGGTGACCACGACGCGGTATGTCTGCGGCGTGCGCGCGCTGCTGCGCGTGGACCCCGAGCCCCCGGGGGAGCGGTGCCCGGCGGGAGGCACCGTGGCGCGAGGCGGCCCGGACCTGGACGGAGACGGCCAGTTGGACGACGTGGAGGTGGAGTCCACGCGGTACGTCTGCGATGCCCGCGCGCTGACCCGGGTGGACGTGGAGCCTCCGGGTCCGCGCTGCCCGGGAGGCGGCGCCGTGGTGCACACCGGCGGCGACACCAATGGTGACGGGGTGCTCCAGGACACGGAGGTCCGCTCCTCGGAGACCGTCTGTGAGCGCATCATCAATGGCGATGTGTGGGTCTCCACCCAGTTGGAGCTCGCCAACCTCCAGGACGTGACGGTCATCACCGGCAGCCTGTACATTGAGGGCCGCAGCGTGGTGAACGTGGCGCTGCCCGCGCTGAGGCTCGTGGGCGGACAGGTGGACCTCGACTCCCTCCAAGAGGTTCGCAACCTGTCGCTGCCGGCACTCCGGTCCGCTCACTCCGTCATCGTCTCGGACAGCCCCCTGCTGGAGCGGGTGTCGCTTCCGGCGCTGGCGCAAACCACCTACGTCTCGATTGCGCGGAACGCCGCGCTGGAGGCGGTCGACTTCGAGGCCCTGGTGAGTGTGGGCGACTTCGATGTCCGGGACAACCCGCGGCTCGCATGGCTGAATGTCCCGCGCCTCTGGTGGGCGGATGACGTGGGCTTGTGGGGGCTGGCCGCGACGCGCATCGAGCTGCCGTTGCTCTACCTCGTCAAGAACCTCTACATCGTCGACGGCGCTGCCGAAGAGGTCCTCCTCCCGGGCCTGTCCATCACGCTCGGGGACGTCGTCATCGGGAGGATGGCGGGCCTGCGCCAGCTGGACCTGCCCAGCCTCAACGTCGTGAACGGGATGTTCCTTGTTCGCGACACGGCGGCGCTGACGTCCTTCTCCCTCCCACGCTTGGAGACGATCGAGGGGCACTTCAACCTCTGGAGCAATGCCGCGCTGACGCACTTCGACGTGCCCTTGCTGCGGGGCATCGGCGGGTGGCTCGATGTGAGCTTCAACGACTCGCTCACCACCCTCGATGGACTGAGGAGCGTGCAGTACCTCGGCAATCAACTCACGCTGAACGGCAACGCCCGGCTCACTTCCCTGGAGGGGCTCGCCTCGCTGATAGACGTGCGTCACTACTTCAACATCCGCGGGACCGCGCTCACCCGGCTGGGCCTTCCGGCGCTGAGGCGCGTGGACCGGCTGGTGATGGACGACAACCCCACGCTCACGACGCTGGACCTGCCGAGGCTGGACAACGCCATATCCATCGCCCTGATGGACTCTCCGGAGCTGCGCGAGTTGGGGCTGCCCCGGATGCGCTACCTCCTGGACTTCCTGGGTGTGTGGCAGAGCCCGGTGCTGCCGCGCTGCCATGTGAATGGCTTCCTCGAGCAGCTCGACAACCCGGTGCCAGAGGTCACGCTCTGGGGAATCGACGACGTGAGCACCTGCGAGTAG
- a CDS encoding DUF2267 domain-containing protein, with product MAEHTEPPINSATPVKERDEPQDLQGFLDELGNSREFQVNGVDARKGAEAVFCTLARRLSDGEDLKLLWSLGKGGIGTILGACSIHRGPSHAKRMGRAEFITDVADHLRIPTDQAMRVLTAVFTAVRDRIPDDEVAAVASQLPADLADLWRRPV from the coding sequence ATGGCGGAGCACACCGAACCCCCCATCAACAGCGCCACGCCGGTGAAGGAGCGTGACGAGCCCCAGGACCTCCAGGGCTTCCTGGACGAGCTGGGGAACAGCCGCGAGTTCCAGGTGAATGGCGTGGACGCCCGGAAGGGCGCGGAGGCGGTGTTCTGCACGCTCGCGCGGCGCCTGTCCGACGGCGAGGACCTCAAGCTGCTCTGGTCCCTGGGCAAGGGCGGCATCGGCACCATCCTGGGTGCCTGCTCCATCCACCGGGGGCCGTCTCACGCGAAGCGCATGGGGCGCGCGGAGTTCATCACCGACGTGGCGGACCACCTCCGCATCCCCACGGACCAGGCGATGCGCGTGCTGACGGCGGTGTTCACCGCCGTGAGGGACAGGATTCCGGACGACGAGGTGGCGGCCGTGGCCTCGCAGCTCCCGGCGGACCTCGCCGACCTGTGGCGCCGGCCCGTCTAG
- a CDS encoding alpha/beta hydrolase family protein, translated as MKVLGAGLIGGSLLAGGCVSSRPAPEEPPPASPSAGRSSKSDDAAHAVGFSSLTFKDAARNRTLKTVVWYPAPRGTPMEANLASPIFVPFIAAKDAPFSGAQERWPLVVLSHGNGGSAINLSWFGVHLAAHGFIVVSVDHPGNAYGDTSPEGYVRAWERPQDFTALLDGFLKDSVWGPRVDPRRIGAAGHSMGGYTALALAGARLNLAPLAGLCTSPETRGHPGCDELREVDYGRIDMKVARASYKDSRVRAAFAMAPGLAGTYEARDVADVDVPVALVLAKGDELMPHERNGLHLAKLLPQAKSVVLDDAAHFTFLPECAPLGFKVAAMLCQDATPGTRAASQARTRHEAVMFFRQALGVQR; from the coding sequence ATGAAGGTCCTGGGCGCAGGGCTCATCGGGGGCTCGCTCCTGGCCGGGGGCTGTGTGTCCTCACGGCCCGCGCCAGAGGAGCCTCCTCCAGCGTCACCCTCGGCGGGCAGGTCATCCAAGAGCGATGACGCGGCCCATGCGGTGGGTTTCTCGTCGCTGACCTTCAAGGACGCGGCACGCAACCGGACGTTGAAGACGGTGGTGTGGTATCCGGCGCCCCGCGGCACGCCGATGGAGGCGAACCTGGCGTCTCCCATCTTCGTGCCCTTCATCGCCGCGAAGGACGCGCCGTTCTCGGGGGCCCAGGAGCGCTGGCCGCTGGTGGTCCTCTCCCACGGCAATGGCGGCTCGGCCATCAACCTGTCGTGGTTCGGCGTGCACCTGGCGGCGCACGGGTTCATCGTCGTGTCGGTGGACCACCCCGGCAATGCCTACGGGGACACGAGCCCCGAGGGTTACGTGCGCGCGTGGGAGCGGCCCCAGGACTTCACGGCCCTCCTGGACGGCTTCTTGAAGGATTCAGTCTGGGGCCCGCGCGTGGATCCACGGCGCATCGGCGCCGCCGGGCACTCGATGGGGGGCTACACGGCGCTGGCGCTCGCGGGCGCGCGGCTCAACCTGGCACCGCTCGCCGGCCTGTGTACATCGCCGGAGACGCGCGGGCATCCCGGGTGCGACGAGCTTCGCGAGGTGGACTACGGCCGTATCGACATGAAGGTGGCGCGGGCGTCGTACAAGGACTCGCGGGTGCGCGCGGCCTTCGCCATGGCGCCGGGCCTGGCGGGGACCTATGAGGCGCGGGACGTGGCGGACGTCGACGTGCCGGTGGCGCTGGTGCTCGCCAAGGGGGACGAGCTGATGCCGCATGAGCGGAACGGCCTCCACCTGGCGAAGCTGCTGCCCCAGGCGAAGTCGGTGGTGTTGGACGACGCGGCCCATTTCACCTTCCTTCCCGAGTGCGCGCCGCTGGGTTTCAAGGTGGCGGCCATGCTGTGCCAGGACGCCACGCCCGGCACGCGGGCGGCCTCGCAGGCGCGCACCCGCCATGAGGCGGTCATGTTCTTCCGCCAGGCGTTGGGCGTTCAGCGGTAG